A window of the Aquarana catesbeiana isolate 2022-GZ linkage group LG05, ASM4218655v1, whole genome shotgun sequence genome harbors these coding sequences:
- the DNAJB6 gene encoding dnaJ homolog subfamily B member 6 isoform X2 — protein sequence MVEYYEILGVLRNSSQDDIKKAYRKLALKWHPDKNPENKDEAERRFKEVAEAYEVLSDPKKRDIYDRYGKDGLTGGGGGSGGSNYDHPFNFGFTFRSPDDVFREFFGERDPFSFDLFEDPFDDIFGNRRGHRGSRNRPGGSFFSPFGGFPGFSAGFSPFDSGFTTSFGSIGHGGFTSFSSSSFGGSGMGNFKSVSTSSKMINGRKVTTKRIVENGQERIEVEEDGQLKSLTINGKEQLLRLDNK from the exons CTACCGAAAATTAGCCCTTAAGTGGCATCCAGATAAAAATCCTGAGAATAAGGATGAAGCAGAAAGGAGATTTAAAGAAGTTGCTGAGGCTTATGAAGTGTTATCAGATC ccaaaAAGAGAGACATCTATGATAGATATGGAAAAGATGGGTtaacaggaggaggaggtggtagtg GTGGAAGTAACTACGACCATCCATTTAATTTTGGTTTCACATTCAGAAGCCCAGATGATGTCTTTAGAGAATTCTTTGGAGAACGAGATCCATTTTCCTTTGATTTATTTG AGGATCCCTTTGATGACATCTTTGGCAATagaagaggccacagaggaagcAGAAACAGGCCCGGAGGGTCGTTTTTCTCACCTTTTGGAGGATTTCCAGGCTTTTCCGCAGGCTTTTCTCCGTTTGATTCAG gtTTTACTACATCATTTGGTTCCATTGGACATGGCGGCTTCACCTCATTCTCCTCTTCGTCATTTGGTGGTTCAGGAATGGGCAACTTCAAATCGGTTTCCACATCGAGCAAAATGATTAATGGACGTAAAGTTACAACAAAAAG GATTGTTGAGAATGGTCAGGAACGAATTGAAGTTGAAGAAGATGGCCAGTTAAAGTCCTTAACAATTAATGGTAAGGAGCAGCTGCTACGCTTGGATAACAAGTAA